AGCTCCCGATTCGGGCGGGAATCGCTGTGGCTGAAGTGCTACAGGAATCCCCCACTAGAAACGCGCAAGCGATTTAGTGGCGGGAGGCCGTCAATGTCGAGCCAAACCCTCGCATGGAAACTACTCAAGAGCCTACCAATTTATTGGTCACCATCACTCGATCAAAATGCAGCTCATGCAGTCACAAGCGAATTCAAGAGCCGGTTGCCAAGTGTCATAAACTTTTGTTTTTACTGATCTTTTATTTCTCAGCATCACATCTTAAAAACTTTGATGATTTCACCAAATCATAAGCTCTTGATATAATTACAATAAATGAGAAAGCATGATAATATTGGCAGTTTGCCACTTATGCCACTACAGTGTACTGACTGATCGGGACAGCAAAACTCCTTGATCGCCGGTCGTGCCTTTTGCGGTCGCGGGAAAGCTCAATCCTCATTTCCACGCACCAGCCATCCTAAAAGGCACACGTGCCCTTTTTCCTTTCGGGATAAAAATCCCCCGCCGGCCAAATCGCTCGTTTGGCTCGTCCACCCTTCCAAGGGTGGGCGCCCCGCAACTTTTTCTTGTGTTTGTTATGATTGAGAGATTAATCCCAAGTCCGCTACATTTCAAGGCAATTAAGTTCAAGATTTGGTTAAGAAATTAAGACTTGTTAAGCAGCGGTGTAGAAATCTATATGCCTTGATAAGTGGCCCCTACAGGGCCAATTCGGACTTGAAGTAATCGACAGTCTTTATCAAACCTTCTTCTAGACGAACTTTTGGCTCGTAACCAAGAAATTTTCTAGCTTGTTCCAAGTTAGGACGACGTACTTTCGGATCGTCTTCTGGTAAAGGCTTATAAACTATTTTCGAGGAGCTCCTAGTGATGCTCACAACCTTCTCTGCAAGTTCCTTAACTGTGAACTCACCATCATTGCCGATATTGATTGGCCCTTGGGTGTCGCTTTGGTGGGTTAGCGCGATAATGCCGTCAATCAGATCACTAGCAAAGCAAAAAGACCTAGTCTGACTGCCATCGCCATAAATAGTGATATCATCACCTCGGAGCGCTTGAACGATAAAGTTGCTCACCACCCGCCCATCATTCACCGCCATCCGTGGGCCGTAGGTGTTAAATATTCGAACCACTCGGCTTTCCACATCGTGGACGCGATGATAATCGAAGCAAAGGGTTTCCGCGGCGCGCTTGCCTTCGTCGTAACAGCTGCGGGGCCCGATAGGATTTACGTTACCCCAGTAGCTTTCTGGCTGAGGGTGAACTTGGGGATCACCATAAACTTCAGAGGTGCTGGCATGAGTGATACGCGCTCCCACCCTCTTGGCGAGACCCAACATGTTCATGGTGCCTAATAGAGACGTTTTCAAAGTCTTGATCGGATTGGATTGATAATGCACAGGGCTCGCAGGGCAAGCAAAGTTCAAAATCAAGTCCACTTCAGCCATGAAGGGCTCGGTGATATCATGACGCACTAATTCGAAACGAGGATGATCACGCAGATGCTGGATGTTATTTTTAGAGCCGGTGTGAAAGTTATCCATGCAGATGACATCCCAGCCATCTTCGATGTAACGATCGCAGAGATGGCTTCCAAGAAAACCCGCTCCACCGGTTATTAAGACACGTTTTTGACCAATTGCTTGCATGCATATCCTCTTAGATAAGTGATGTCACCGTAGCCCATAGTATGATAGCCTAGGCGCGCGTGCAAAGAAATTAAGACAACCCTTCGGAGGATGAATACGGAATGAATATCCACGAATATCAAGCAAAGCATCTATTCCGCGAAAATGGTGTTCCGGTGCCTGATGGATATCTAGCTCAAAATGGCATTGAAGCTGAGTTTGCAATGCGGCGACTAGGCACAGAGGTCGCTGTTGTTAAAGCCCAGGTCCATGCCGGGGGAAGGGGAAAAGCAGGGGGCGTTAAACTAGCGAAAACCCCAGAGGAGTGCAAAGCACTCACTGAAGAAATGATCGGCATGACACTTGTCACTCACCAAACTGGTCCCGAAGGCAAGCTTGTCCGCAAGGTTTATATCGAAGCTGGTAGCAAGATCGAAAAAGAATACTACCTCGCTCTTCTTCTCGATCGCGAGACTGCTGGTATCAGCATCATGTTCTCCACTGAAGGTGGCATGGACATCGAAGAGGTTGCTGAAAAAACTCCTGAAAAGATCGTCGTTGTCAATGTCGATCCCACAGTTGGCCTTCAAGGTCACCACATCCGAACCCTATGCTTTGGCCTTGGCTTACCCAAGAATGAGCAAAAGCTTTTGGGCGGCATTGTTAAAAACTTATATAAGATGTTTCTCAAGTACGATTACTCGATGCTTGAAATCAACCCACTTGTGGTTACTCAAGATGGAGAGATGTTCGCTCTTGACGGCAAGATGAACTTCGACGACAACGCTCTTTATCGCCAAAAAGAAGTTGATGAAATGCGCGACTTCCTCGAAGAGGACGAGCGGGAAATCGAAGCCTCTAAATACGGCTTAAGCTATATCGGACTCGATGGCAACATCGGCTGTCTAGTAAACGGTGCTGGCCTTGCCATGGCAACCATGGACATCATCAAGCACTACGGCGGCACCCCCGCTAACTTCCTCGACGTTGGTGGTGGCGCAAGCCAAGAAACTGTTACCAACGCCTTTAAGATTCTTCTCTCCGACTCGAATGTGAAGGGAATCTTCGTCAATATCTTCGGCGGCATCATGAGATGTGATGTGATTGCCAATGGTGTTGTCGCTGCTGCAAAGGAACTTGGCCTTAAAGTACCATTGGTGGTTCGCCTTGCGGGAACCAATGTGGAAGAAGGTAAAAAGATTCTCAACGAATCTGGCCTAAACCTAGAAGCTGCGGACGACATGGCAGATGGCGCCAAGAAAATTGTGGAACTGTCCAAGTAACCGAAGAAATTCTATCGAGGAGATAAATTAGTGGCTATTCTTATCAACCGAGACACAAAAGTCATCACCCAAGGGATCACGGGAAAGTCTGGTGAGTTTCACACGCGCCTTTCTCATGAGTATGCACCTTGCTTTGTGGGTGGTGTGACTCCTGGCAAGGCTGGTCAAAAAGCAACTTGTGATCTGCCGATCTTCAATACCGTTGCCGACGCTAAAGAAGCAACAAATGCCAACGCAAGTATGATCTTCGTTCCTCCTCCCTTTGCAGCCGATGCGATCTTAGAAGCAATCGATGCAGAGATTGAGCTTATCATTTGTATCACTGAGGGAATCCCTGTTTTGGATATGGTCCCCGTGCAGAAGGCTCTAGCCCGATCGTCATCACGATTAGTTGGCCCTAACTGCCCCGGTGTAATCACTCCTGGTCAGTGTAAAATTGGTATCATGCCTGGCCATATCCATCAGCCAGGAAAGGCCGGAATCGTATCAAAATCTGGTACACTCACTTACGAAGCTGTTGGTCAAACCACAAAAGCTGGCGTGGGTCAATCAACCTGTGTTGGTATCGGTGGTGACCCCATCATCGGCACGAACTTCATCGACGTCCTTGCTCAGTTTGAAGAAGATCCTGAAACTGAGGGCATCGTTCTTATCGGTGAAATTGGTGGCGATGCAGAGATTAAGGCCGCTCAGTTCATCAAAGAAAATGTCAGCAAACCTGTTGCTGCCTTTATCGCAGGACAAACAGCTCCCAAAGGCAAGCGTATGGGTCACGCAGGTGCAATCGTTTCCGGTGGTCATGGAACTGCTGAAGAGAAGATCGCAGCGCTTAAAGAAGCTGGCTGCGTTGTTGCTGATACGACTGCAGAAATCGGTGACTGCTTACTAAAAGCGATGAAGAAGTAATGCTAGGTGTTCGCCATTATAAAGGCATAGCTATTGACCTCTTCCACGGCGACATCACTGAGTTTGTCTGCGATGGAATGGTCAATGCTGCCAATGAAGCCTTGGCTGGCGGTGGAGGCGTCGATGGCGCCATCCACCAAGCCGGCGGGCCCATCATCTTGGAGGAGTGTCGACAAATTGGTTCCTGCGCAACAGGTTCAGCAGTCAAGACAAGTGCTGGAAACCTGCCTGCCAAGGCCGTAATCCACACTGTGGGCCCTGTTTGGCGAGGGGGACAAGAGAACGAGCCGAAGCTACTTGAGTCTTGTTATTACAACAGCCTCAAGCTTGGCCATGAACTTGGGTTTCGTCACCTAGCCTTTCCATCGATCAGCACAGGCATTTATAGCTTTCCAGTGCAGCAGGCTGCTGAATTAACCTTTCAAGCCATGCGCTCGTTCATTGATGAGTTCTCAGACAAGACCACCATCAAGCGAATCACCATGGTGCTCTTTTCCCGCGACGATCATAACTGCTACCAAGATCAGATGTTTCAAGAGTTCTCAGAAGAAGAAGCCTAAGTCATGCTAAAAGACATCGCCTACTACAAGACCGGCGGAACTTGCAACACTCTCCACCAGCCAGAATCCATCGATCAGCTTGCAGAAATTGTTAGCCAGTTGCATCAAAGCAAGACTCCCTATTTTGTTATTGGCGGCGGTACGAACTCCCTGGTCTTAGATGATCACTTTCCTGGGGATGTGATTGCTTTCACAAAACTGAAGTCTATCAAAGTCACTAGGAACAGCATATATGCTGAAGCGGGCGTCGAAAACACTATGATTGCCCAAACAGCTCTTAGCCACTCTCTTGCCGGGGCTGCCTGGATGAATCGCCTTCCCGGGCAAATCGGCGGGACGGTAAGGATGAACGCTCGTTGCTATGGTGGTGAAATTAGTGAAATTGCTAGCACTGTGATCGCTGTCTCTCAAGATGGTGTTGTCAAAACGTACGACAACCAAGGAAACTTGTTCCGGGGCTATAAAGATACCATTTTTATGGATAACGGCGATATCATTGCAGCGGTTCACCTGGCACTTGAGCCTGGACAAGCAACTGACATCAAGGCCATCATGGATCACTGTGAAACAGACCGCATTCAGAAGGGCCAATTCACGTTCCCATCCTGCGGCTGCGTCTTTAAGAACGATTATGCTGTTGGCGTCCCCAGTGGAATGCTTCTCGATCGAGCAGGTGCCCACGACCTCAACCAAGATAAGGTTGCCTTGAACCCAAAGCATGCGAATTTTGTTTTTAACAAGGGTGCAACAAGCAGTGATATCCTAGATATGACCCTCGCCATGAGAGAGCTTGTCTATAAAACTTACGGCGTTTGGCTTTCCTATGAAATGGAGATCCTCGGGCGGTTACCAGATCGCTACGCGGCAAAGGTTCGAGAAACCCGTCCTCAGCAATTCAATGAAGCAGCACTAGAGCCCCTCAGACTGGAGTTTTCAGGGCGCAAAAAACCCTAGACACCCCCCACTTTGCCAAGACTTACCAAAAGTCACGAAAGCAACAAATTTTCGTGAGCCAAAACATCCAGGTAATCATCTGATATCACTACATATATCAAGATTTTTTTAGGCCCAAGTCACTAAGTCCGATCTAGTATTCAGGATATATAAGGGACGTGACATGAAAAAGTATTTCGGATCACCTCAATCGGGGAAGATATCCCTATTGCTGGTTCTTATGGGCGGCCTCGCGGCTACAGCTCATCAGTTTCAGAAAAAGGGTCAAGTTGATCAGCTCATGAAAAAGGCGCAACTTGAAACTGCGAATCATGAGACCGAAGTCCAGGCTCTATCAGCCCTGACTGTGATCTCTGCTGCTCTAAGCCGCGAGCTGTCGAGCCAAGACCCCCAGGCACTCCTACCGGAGCCATACATACCCGGTGACTTCAATTGTAACGCTCCTCGCAAATTGGTGCCTCAAACTAACTCTATCAAGTCGGTTTCAGACGGTTCTGGGCAAACTCTAAAAGTGAAGCTCCCTAGTATCGCCAGCTTAGATAGCAATGATTTCTCTAAGATCCACGGTGGCGACACCAGCGTCCTTGACAAAGCCAAGGAGGTGGAAGCCAAGGTAGAGATACTAGGGTTCAACTGCGGCACTGATGCTAGCAACCCACTATTAATCACAGGAGCCTATGTAAAAGTCGAGGTCCCTATTACCGAGCGAGACACGAATAAGAAGCGCCTGTGGACAACCAACGCACTCGTTCCAATCGACCCTCCGCCAATGAGCGACTGCGAATTACAAGTTGTCGATGGTGAAGGCAAAATCCTGAAACATGGAGACGAGGGTTCTGCTGGAGACGTTAAGATCGAAATGTCTTGCAACAACATAGTCACGAAGGCCTTCCTATTTGCGGAGCAACCCGATGCAATCGGTGCTGTTCAGGAAGCACCTACGCTTATAGGAGAGCAAGAACAACGGGACAGCGAGGGTAAGAGCACAAAAAAAGAAAAGCGATCGAGAGACGATGACGATGACAAAAAAAGAAAGAAATTTAAGGGAAAAGGTAAGAGGAAAGATAAAGCAAAAGGCAAAAGTAAAGTGACCACAGCACCGATTGCGACTAAGTCTACGTTCACCAACAATAAGGTAGCGAGGACCAAACAGCCTGTAATTCAAAAATCTGAATCACTAAGCTCTGGTATCCATAGAGTCATTGGCCTTGTTCAGCAGGTTGACGGATCCATGATTGAAGTCTCTCAAGATTTCACTCTCACAGCTAAATCAAGCTCGGGTGGTTCTGGGCCGCTAACTTATCTTGAAATTCTCAAGAAGTGTTCCCACAAGTGTAACGTTCTAGGAGACGGAATCTACCCACCCGCCTATGGCGGCAGCTACTATCACAAAGACTACTATCAAGGTAAAGCCCCAGATATATTTGTTTGCTATCGCAGTGGCTACTACTGGGGTTTTGACCCCAACGACAACTGTAAAATGTTGACGGAATCAGTTGATAAAAGAGGAGCGGAAGGATGCTTTGTGGAGAATACAATGATCCGCATGGCTGACGGATCCGATCGAGCCATACAAACCATTCGTCCAGGAGACCTCGCCTGGAATCCGCGGCTGAACCAAGCGCAGAAGATCAGCCGAGTTACAAAGGGTCCTGAACATGATAAAATTTATGTGATTCAAACGGCACAGGGAACAGTTAGCGTGACTCGCACTCATCCCTTTGTCAGTACTCGTGGAATTGTCAAAGCTGAATTCCTGAAGGCTGGGGATATGCTACTGGGAGACGATTCCCTAGCGCTGATAGAAATCAAAGATATCGCTGTAATTGACTCACCGAGTCGTGGTCAGACCGTTTGGAACCTTGAACTGGAAGGAGCTTTCGAAGCAAGCCATCACGTGATCCTTGCTGACGGTGTTCCTAGTGGTGACTTATTCCTCCAGAACCAAAACTGGGATCAAGCACCCTATGAATCGCTGTCTCAATGGTTGGCCGAGTAGGAGATAGGTATCATGAAAAGCAAACATCTGATCATTGTAATTGGCTTAGCTGGGGTCGTCTTTTGGTTTGCAACAAGAACACCTGACTTCGATGAAGCACCAACCTTACGCTCCAAGCCAAAATCCGAAACGGTGGTGATGCCAAAGAATCAGCAGGTGCAAGAGGAACTTAAGAAATCTTCGCTCGCTGGTAAAAAGCTTCGGCTTCAGCATGCCATCGGCTTAAGCCCAGTGGCAAAAACAAAATCTGGCAAGTGGCACTTCGATGTGCGTTTGCAGTCGATGAATAATCAGTGCCGGACTGGTGACTTCGATATCATAAGCAATGACCTCAAGCTGGTTCGTGGCCAAAAGCTTTTTCTAACTGTTGAAAGTTTAGCCGACAACAGTATCCTTTATCAGGAACCATTGGATCTTAGCAAAACTCTAGGCACAGGATTCAACCGATCGATCACGATCCCAGCGATCAAGAATGAGGCTCAATACATGGGTGTTTTTATATGCAGCAAGCGAGATGATAAACAGCCGTGCTTGAAACAGAAAATCGTTAATGTTAACAAAATCGATGCCTTGCAAAAGAAAGCAATCCTTGCGAAGAAAGCCTATCCTCGTTCTGGCAAGGTCTTCTTTTTTCAATTTCTCACTGCCTTCGACGGTCAACTT
This portion of the Pseudobacteriovorax antillogorgiicola genome encodes:
- a CDS encoding UDP-glucuronic acid decarboxylase family protein; this translates as MQAIGQKRVLITGGAGFLGSHLCDRYIEDGWDVICMDNFHTGSKNNIQHLRDHPRFELVRHDITEPFMAEVDLILNFACPASPVHYQSNPIKTLKTSLLGTMNMLGLAKRVGARITHASTSEVYGDPQVHPQPESYWGNVNPIGPRSCYDEGKRAAETLCFDYHRVHDVESRVVRIFNTYGPRMAVNDGRVVSNFIVQALRGDDITIYGDGSQTRSFCFASDLIDGIIALTHQSDTQGPINIGNDGEFTVKELAEKVVSITRSSSKIVYKPLPEDDPKVRRPNLEQARKFLGYEPKVRLEEGLIKTVDYFKSELAL
- the sucC gene encoding ADP-forming succinate--CoA ligase subunit beta — translated: MNIHEYQAKHLFRENGVPVPDGYLAQNGIEAEFAMRRLGTEVAVVKAQVHAGGRGKAGGVKLAKTPEECKALTEEMIGMTLVTHQTGPEGKLVRKVYIEAGSKIEKEYYLALLLDRETAGISIMFSTEGGMDIEEVAEKTPEKIVVVNVDPTVGLQGHHIRTLCFGLGLPKNEQKLLGGIVKNLYKMFLKYDYSMLEINPLVVTQDGEMFALDGKMNFDDNALYRQKEVDEMRDFLEEDEREIEASKYGLSYIGLDGNIGCLVNGAGLAMATMDIIKHYGGTPANFLDVGGGASQETVTNAFKILLSDSNVKGIFVNIFGGIMRCDVIANGVVAAAKELGLKVPLVVRLAGTNVEEGKKILNESGLNLEAADDMADGAKKIVELSK
- the sucD gene encoding succinate--CoA ligase subunit alpha is translated as MAILINRDTKVITQGITGKSGEFHTRLSHEYAPCFVGGVTPGKAGQKATCDLPIFNTVADAKEATNANASMIFVPPPFAADAILEAIDAEIELIICITEGIPVLDMVPVQKALARSSSRLVGPNCPGVITPGQCKIGIMPGHIHQPGKAGIVSKSGTLTYEAVGQTTKAGVGQSTCVGIGGDPIIGTNFIDVLAQFEEDPETEGIVLIGEIGGDAEIKAAQFIKENVSKPVAAFIAGQTAPKGKRMGHAGAIVSGGHGTAEEKIAALKEAGCVVADTTAEIGDCLLKAMKK
- a CDS encoding macro domain-containing protein, encoding MLGVRHYKGIAIDLFHGDITEFVCDGMVNAANEALAGGGGVDGAIHQAGGPIILEECRQIGSCATGSAVKTSAGNLPAKAVIHTVGPVWRGGQENEPKLLESCYYNSLKLGHELGFRHLAFPSISTGIYSFPVQQAAELTFQAMRSFIDEFSDKTTIKRITMVLFSRDDHNCYQDQMFQEFSEEEA
- a CDS encoding UDP-N-acetylmuramate dehydrogenase, translated to MLKDIAYYKTGGTCNTLHQPESIDQLAEIVSQLHQSKTPYFVIGGGTNSLVLDDHFPGDVIAFTKLKSIKVTRNSIYAEAGVENTMIAQTALSHSLAGAAWMNRLPGQIGGTVRMNARCYGGEISEIASTVIAVSQDGVVKTYDNQGNLFRGYKDTIFMDNGDIIAAVHLALEPGQATDIKAIMDHCETDRIQKGQFTFPSCGCVFKNDYAVGVPSGMLLDRAGAHDLNQDKVALNPKHANFVFNKGATSSDILDMTLAMRELVYKTYGVWLSYEMEILGRLPDRYAAKVRETRPQQFNEAALEPLRLEFSGRKKP
- a CDS encoding Hint domain-containing protein; the encoded protein is MKKYFGSPQSGKISLLLVLMGGLAATAHQFQKKGQVDQLMKKAQLETANHETEVQALSALTVISAALSRELSSQDPQALLPEPYIPGDFNCNAPRKLVPQTNSIKSVSDGSGQTLKVKLPSIASLDSNDFSKIHGGDTSVLDKAKEVEAKVEILGFNCGTDASNPLLITGAYVKVEVPITERDTNKKRLWTTNALVPIDPPPMSDCELQVVDGEGKILKHGDEGSAGDVKIEMSCNNIVTKAFLFAEQPDAIGAVQEAPTLIGEQEQRDSEGKSTKKEKRSRDDDDDKKRKKFKGKGKRKDKAKGKSKVTTAPIATKSTFTNNKVARTKQPVIQKSESLSSGIHRVIGLVQQVDGSMIEVSQDFTLTAKSSSGGSGPLTYLEILKKCSHKCNVLGDGIYPPAYGGSYYHKDYYQGKAPDIFVCYRSGYYWGFDPNDNCKMLTESVDKRGAEGCFVENTMIRMADGSDRAIQTIRPGDLAWNPRLNQAQKISRVTKGPEHDKIYVIQTAQGTVSVTRTHPFVSTRGIVKAEFLKAGDMLLGDDSLALIEIKDIAVIDSPSRGQTVWNLELEGAFEASHHVILADGVPSGDLFLQNQNWDQAPYESLSQWLAE